Genomic DNA from Longimicrobiales bacterium:
ATCCCGAGCAAGCGAAGCTTTTCTCGACCCTCTTTTGTGATTCGTTCGTTGCTCCACAGCGGGTCCCAGACTTCTTCGATCTCCACAGAGTCGATCCACAACTCCGATTCGAGACGGTCCGTGATATCCTCGCGGATGAATTCCATGCACGGGCACGCCGTAGCCGTGAACGTGAGGAGCACACGTGCCACTCCCTTCTCGACCTCAACTCCGTAGATCAGCCCCAACTCCGGCAGGCTGATCGGAATCTCCGGGTCGAGCACTTCGTTGAGCGCATCCCACGTCGCCTGCAAAACATCAGCGGGCATCACGGTCAGGGGCACTGACCAGATATCGCGTCCGCCGCTCTTGTGGACTGAGATGTGCGACGGAAGGCCGACGTCGAGACGACGGACAACGGGCAGTTCGGCGACACTCATGCGCCCGCTCCGGTCGCATCCATCATGGTCAGGCGACTTTGCCGTTGAACCAGCGCGAAACGTCCATGCGAGAACGCTGGACCGACTCCACGTAGATCTCGTTCATCGGGCCACGACCCTTCCAGCGAGCGAAAACGTCGTCCCAGCTGATCTCGCCCTCGTCGAACGCCCAGCGCTTCTCGGCGACGTCGTACTGACATGGGAACGGATAGTCGAGTACGTACTCACCCTTCACGGTGTCGAAGTGGGCAGGCGCCTTGAGTCCGAGTTCTTCACAGAGCGGGACGGTGGACGCCATCCAGACCTGCCGGAGCTGATCATTGGTCAGGCCCTTCAGCTTGTAGTCGAGCTGACCCGAGTGACGCTTGCGATCATCAGGGAGCCCGAACCACTCAATGGTCATCGGGAACATCCAGTCGACCGACTGCTGAACCATCTCCTTAGCCTCACCACCGGCCTTGGCCAACCGGCGCATCCACACCTCACCGTGCCGCAGGTGGAACGTCTCCTCCATATCGATCTTCACGAGCGCTCTCTTGAGCGGCGCGTATGACGTGTTCTGGTAGACGTCCGACAGAAGCGTGATGCCGGCTCGATCGAAGAACCCGTTCGCGACGACGAGGTCAGCCCAGTTGTCGAGCGGCTGGTCGAATCCATAGGGATGCTTGAACTCGTGTGGCTGCCTGCCGTACACGAGCTGCTCCTTCGACTCACCGATGTCCTCTAGAAGACGGTACGCGATGTTCGCGTGAGCCAGCTCGTCCTGGATGATCGCGTGGGCGGACACCTGCGTGTTGGTCGACGGGGCGTGTCTCGCCGCCATCCAGTAGGAAGGTGCGCTCATGAGCTCGGTATCGGCTTGCACCGTCAGCTGCACGCGAAGAGCCTTCCGATATCCCTCCGTCATGTCTTCGGGTCCTTCGACCATGTATCCGTCGTTGACCTTCTGCTTGAGCTCGTCTTCGGTGAATGGGCTCATGACTTCCTCGCGCGTATGACACTTTCGTCACGACAGACGAAAGAGTGTAATAAATGTATTCAGCTAGTCGCTGGCCTCAAGGGCTCAGAACGGTCAGAGCCCGAGAGATGCACGAATCAGCGGGCTGATCCGCTCCGGGGTCCACGGCGGATCGAAGGTCAGCTCGACCTCTGCGCGCTCAACGCCATCCACGCCCTCGATCGTCGTCTTTACGTCCTCGACAATCTGCCCCGCGACTGGGCACATGGGAGAGGTCAGGGAGATCGTCGCGTGAACGTCTGCCTCGGTGATCTCGATGTCGTAGATCAAGCCCAAGACCACCAGATCCAGACCCAGCTCTGGATCTTTCAC
This window encodes:
- a CDS encoding metal-sulfur cluster assembly factor, giving the protein MSVAELPVVRRLDVGLPSHISVHKSGGRDIWSVPLTVMPADVLQATWDALNEVLDPEIPISLPELGLIYGVEVEKGVARVLLTFTATACPCMEFIREDITDRLESELWIDSVEIEEVWDPLWSNERITKEGREKLRLLGIGV
- a CDS encoding phenylacetate-CoA oxygenase subunit PaaI — encoded protein: MSPFTEDELKQKVNDGYMVEGPEDMTEGYRKALRVQLTVQADTELMSAPSYWMAARHAPSTNTQVSAHAIIQDELAHANIAYRLLEDIGESKEQLVYGRQPHEFKHPYGFDQPLDNWADLVVANGFFDRAGITLLSDVYQNTSYAPLKRALVKIDMEETFHLRHGEVWMRRLAKAGGEAKEMVQQSVDWMFPMTIEWFGLPDDRKRHSGQLDYKLKGLTNDQLRQVWMASTVPLCEELGLKAPAHFDTVKGEYVLDYPFPCQYDVAEKRWAFDEGEISWDDVFARWKGRGPMNEIYVESVQRSRMDVSRWFNGKVA
- a CDS encoding metal-sulfur cluster assembly factor, translated to MSTMAVTEKDVRTALKTVKDPELGLDLVVLGLIYDIEITEADVHATISLTSPMCPVAGQIVEDVKTTIEGVDGVERAEVELTFDPPWTPERISPLIRASLGL